Genomic window (Rosa chinensis cultivar Old Blush chromosome 6, RchiOBHm-V2, whole genome shotgun sequence):
tgatcacaaccagtacccgaacttttcgacttcattttaaatggtacctaaggccaccttcggtcactattcaggtcaaaaaagccaaatctaaaaattaaaaaaaaaaattcaagttcaaggcaagtctattaccaaaaaatcatcactatatatgatcgcaacccttaaaatcatcactatgatcgcctcacaTGCTGTTTTTAGTTGGAAtattgaccggaggtggctctaggtaccatttaaaatgaaatcgaaaaattCGGGTAccggttgtgatcaaaattgaagttcagataccatcgataagattgaggtatagttcaggtaccatttgtgataataacccaattttttttatttttcttctttaaaacAGAAAATCTAAACTTTAAGATAATACAGGATAAAGGCAGAAGACAGAATAATTTTAacataaaattgaaattttgaagaagtggatgagcaatctgaaattatatatttaaacataattacaagctaAGAACTCAGAGCCTCGTTCTTAggtaaatagctaaaaagttgTTTAGCTATCCATTAGTACAATTACAaatacttacttgaaatgaaagcacaccaCTTTACACGATTTCTTCCAAGAAGGAAGGCACACTGCTACTTTAGCTACACTACAAGCATTCTGGCTATCTTACTTTtcttgagagaagagagagctttTATCTCAAGTTTTTCTAATGCCTTACAAACTGACTCTAAAACTCCTTATAAACGGAGCAGAACtcaaaccaaaattcaaaacataaaaatatacaagaaatttaattattttctgCTTCTGTGAGTGCTTCACATGATTACGGTCGGTCGACGAAAAACAGATTCTCCTTTGGTGAAGTGTTTTTTTACCTTATTCCTTTTGAAAAGCATATTCTTCTTTTGAAAAGCATATTCttcttttgaaaagcaaaagttacTTTATGAAAAGCAAAAGTTGCTTTTATCTGCCTTTTACACCTGTTTCTTTACATATTCTCATCTGTTTCCGAATTATAGCCTAGGACGAAAGAGTTATTTTCCATTCACGCTTCATCCAGAGAATGgtagaatttggttggccattaTATCCTTCGCATGCAGGCTGCATATATTTTCTTTGagtaattctcacataatggtaTGGAGAAATGTAGTCAACTTCACCACTTTTCTTTTGGATCCACTCTGGTGGAGTAGATCTAAACTTCAATCTAAGAATGCAGTCATTCTTTCTAACATTCTTGACTATGTTGACTATGATGGTGGGCAGtcctttgagatcatcatttgtttttgtctagagattatggacaaaaccattttcaacaagtcagagcttgtgttcttgaggatgttcactctgaatatTAACtacatatcttccaacataaggtccaagGACAATAAATAGGGTTTGAGGAAGACATGAGTTGCGACTTCTAATAAGATTATGAAAGTCTAATCATTCTAATTCTTTTAGTGCCAAAataggaactctagcacttttaggatcttcaagatattgaatCTTTTCATTTTGGACAACACTCTGTTGTGTAGTATTTTCATGAAATTCTTCGAATAATGGTCTAGCGTTTTCATGAAGTTCTTCAGCTAAGGCAAACAAAGCTGGGAACATGAGTCCGCTATTTATTTCCTGAAAAGCAAACAAAATGTTATCCAGTATGGCCTTCTGATGATAGGCTAACCTTCTATGAGTTTTGAACATAGGTTCTTCAAAAGTCTTTAATtggtaattaaaaacatttgtAATTCCAGATGGAATGATTTtcctttttggcaaagcaacagccttaAACGGTCTTGATAAGCCTTTACTGTCTGTTGTTCGAGACGAGCTAGCCAATCCATTatcctgggattgatcagttgtggctagaccttttggacttagcaagaAACTTTTCAggatttttttcttggattCTTCAGTATTTTCGGGCTCTTTTCCTGGTCTCTAGTTTTTGGGTTGCAACCTTCACCACTTTCTCTTCTATTGAACATTGTCATTTCTTTTATTAGGGCGTTAGGAAGATATTtattgtttcctgcaattaatttaacattataatcatattggttaagaaataattccagtttgctaatcttcctctatctacagttttatcaagtttaaaatttttacatttttttactCTAACACAATCAGTGAGTACAGTAAAAGGTTTTTCTAAAAAAGCTGGAGAGttcaaaattgttttcttgactgctaagatttctttttctcctgtgggataattttgttctgtagggctgaacttgccactaaaaaatttacagatcttttcaatgttagtttcaggcttttttgccagaacaacaccggaccagtaattatcactagcATCAATTTGAAGtatgatttcatcattttcttttggttgttggagaggagggagaTTTTTGTATAGGGCTTTTacctgcttcacaattttttcatcatcttctgtgaagttccattttcttttagaacttgttttgggagataacattgctattgatcctgagattttgggattaacattgctgttaatccATAGTTAATAACTCctaagaatctttctagacttttagcatcaggaattttatttggaaatttccagattttttgAAGGATATGCTGTTGAaattttattactccattcttgatgtttataccaagaaaatcaacttcatcaagaaTAAAGaagactttcttttctcttaaaATGATCTCATGctgaattattaatttaacaaTCTCAtaaaggtgtttcatgtgtttttctttgtttgagaagacaaggatgtcatcgATATAGACGACACCGAATTCAGCAAtatgtttgaagatgtcatccatctttctttgaaagattgaaggggcttgttttaggccaaaaGGCATTGCtagccattcgtaatgaccttgtggtgttccaaatgcagtgagaggaacactatctagatgcatcttgacttgccaaaaacttgactttgcatcaatttttgaaaagactttagctcttTTGAGCTAATTGATCAAGTCTCCTGCTTGAGCTATTTGGTAACCGTCTTTAATGGTTTTCTTATTGACGTCTctatagtcaatcaccattcttgCCTTTCCTCTAACATTTTCTGCATGGTTTCttacgtagaatgctggagcatgatgaggacTAGTAGATGGTCTAATTAATCTCTTTTTAGGAGATCTtctatatcttttctgaattcttttttatcttcctctttgtactaaGGAATGGCTTTAACATGACATATAACATTCATATCATGTGAAAAATACAAGAACAAAATGTGTTTTCTGAAAAACAGGGATTGATAGACACGttgcaatccttactgggcataAATCAAAAAATTCACACAGAAAGCacaattttggttacgcagtgaaaacctcaattttgagattaaaaacactgcgagactcttactcttgagaacccaaataaAATTAATCAACTTATTGATGAAGGATATGGTTCTTTACAAATACATATAGCTCTCTACGCGGCTACAATCTCTAGACTCACTAGAGAGGTGTTTGTCTTCAatcttgaccttcttcttcacttgaatgATCTGCAAATATCGCTCCACTTGCAACACCAATCTTCTCCACTAATCTCGAGAGAATCAATGCATGTATATGAATGATTGGTGAGACACTTCTACATGGAACAAGTGTCTCAAGACTCCTATGCAATTCTTTCTAAGCAACACAAGAAGAACAATGATTCTTGAGTCTCAAAAGCAGTTCCCAAATAACCTCATGTTTCTGAATATATGGAGGAcaaaaaccaaatcctcaatcaCAAAGATTGGCCCTAATTGGACTCCTAATAGGAAAAGACTTTTTAATAAAAGAGTTTCCAATTTAAATAAACAAATCGTAAAATGACTAGGACTTCAATGGCACGATTTCACCAGTTAGAAAATATCTTTAAAACAATAATATTTGAAAACCAAAAAAtactttccaaaaacaaacTCCCTAAAACATAGGGTTGACTAGGAttgactcggggattgcaacacatgttGCAATCCCGTGCTTATACATGAGACGCAATTACCTGAAATTCTCCGAGACCAGTTTTGATGAACTTTGTAGGCTTTGTTTTCCAGCTTCTAATTAAGGATGAAATGGGATAAGATATTTCACTTGCTTTTGTATGGGGATGATAACACATAAAACTTACAAACTTTTGTACTTacatcatgtaatcttaattcacagatcATTGGGTCTtttttccaaaatttctgaGGGTTGACATCTATATTATGTTCATGaagcattttcttgattttttcaagcgTAGGGATTTTCTGGGATTCAAGCTTATTTTTGAAAGTGCTTAAGGTTATATTCATCTAtaaaactagcttcttcatcgtcactagtttcttcttcttcatcaaaagATTCTTCAATAAGCAGTTCTGTCTGTTGTTTATATTGTGGCAAAGGTTCAAATCTGGGCTTATAGTCACCACTATTTTGTTGCGACTTCTGATATCAAGTAACAAAGTTTGGTCCTACTATACTTTTTGCTTGGGTAACTCTGTCTGCCCAAAATAttctatctctttttttttaagcccataccttcttcatcttgaacaaatctttgttggagaaggaaatcatttcccaacaagaaatatGCTCCTTGGCCTTCTGCTTGCTAAAGGGTGTTAATGAGaaatgttcctccaccgatGGTGATGTGAACATCTCTAGCTACCTTTCTCATGGTAAACTGGTTTCCATCAAACTGAACACCAGTAGCCAAGGTTCAAAAAATCTATAGGCGGTGGGCTGGGGAGGAGCGCCCAGGCGCCCAGGCAggtgcctaggcggttttgtattttttaatttattatttatttttatagaacataaaaatataaaaaagagtatataactatatatatgttttagagaaactgaatttgagaggaatttgctgtgtgttctcattgataataggggcctctttatatagaggattacaatgcatagaatctcaatcatacaaggaaagtaattctacattgattaggattctagatccttctaattaaatcatattaccactagatcaagtaacctagagtttgggctaaacacaaattaggttttccttgaacactcccccttgtgttgcccaaacgcggtgcttctctcgttgcctcgttaaaaaccttaccgagtaacaaaaacccagtgggacaaaaataacctcggtcgaaggggaaaaagagcacaacacacccttcacgtttcgaggtgaacatgtagacatctccccctgatgtctgcgcctccccctgatgactacgatcatgggagttcagataatttccgcaagccaattcttgccacatgtttctcgaacgtggatttgggcaatgacttagtaaacaagtctgcctcactgtcctcagatcgaacctagttcactttgatctcgaggagtgtctgttgttgctgattatgcttggtgttgtcgcctttgatgtagccttgcctcattcgttcaaaacaagtagcattatcctaaatgctcgtaggctcatctgcggtagacttcagaccacaattgttcaaacatgcgtaactatggatccaatccattttcattcacaaaccacttcatgaagagcgatgatctctgcattattcgaagatatagcgactagggtctattctgtcgacctccaagatgtcacggtcttttcccatggtgaacacttaaccggattaggagtgaccattgtgtgggttagagagatacccaacatcagcaaaaccttccaaaacacatgtcgttttgggatggggatagagaacgcaggccagcgttggcggcgtttctggtgtgtgatgggtccgaatccatcatctctttatagggatagaacaagtatatatcattcatacatctcaagtatcgaaagatatcttttacaccaatccaatggcgttgcgttggcgcagagctatatctagctaacaagttcacaacatatgagatgtccagtcttgtgcattgggataagtacaataatgcgcctattgtactaagtaaggcacttttgcctctagcacatcttcgtcatcatcctttcgacgaagagaatcattttcaagatcaagactacggatgatcatgggggtgcttgaaggcttgaccttgtcaaaatgcctaagcatctatcgacacgatgctcaagttccaaacagagacataatcgtgttctcccaaaatccttcatctcaaactcagatttcaagtgttcagcggtttcccttaactctttaagggttcctaatgaagatcatgtccaacatgaaccgcgatagaatgcgaaacttgtcatagaaacgcgtgggcatatcccttcccaatcaagtagtcacattagtgagcgtttcaaccctattgtaaacgcgctccgtggtctagaacctcttgacttgggtaaatgaagttcgccatgaaccttcatgtatattccgtatctagatccctatagagatacgtagtgaccatatttgtaagctgcatgttcagttatttggaaactaccaaactgacaaggtagtggagtgcaatgacatccattacgagagaatatgtctcatcgtagtcgattccagggcgttttgtgagaagccttgcgccataaggcgagattaccatctctttttcttactacgctttctaacgaagacccattagttaacatgttttatattaggaggtgttggcatctctagctcgaaaaccttactcttcgttagagaatccatcttaacctggatcgcatctttccatttaggccaaaaactctctacgttggcattgattcatcaacggagcatggttcaatatcatctaactcaaagactcatgcgcaactacatcatcaattctgatggagtttctatcccacgtctcatgtacactagtgtaagtttcatagagctctatattctcaggaataggttctgacgttgaggcgtcccccaacgataaccataacctggaagattctcatgagacggatttttgagtgttgatgatcgaggattggtttgtgccaatgtatccttcgaacccacgggcctcccacgcatcctagctggggccatggcctgtaacgccaaagtgccactctctttggcattggcgccatgcctacctccatgtagggtggcgctacgtcctctcgtagggacgtccttccttgcaggcatgtttgcagcatatttgtgtgatctcgtcactttaatagggatcaacaGTGGCGGACGCACAGTGGGACGAGTGGGGGCAGCTGCCCCCACTGAGCTTTTGACATTTGGCAATTgaccattttttttgtttttttttatatgggcCATGTTATATATGCAAAGGCTGCCCCCActacgatatatatatatatatatatattttgtttgacACTTcctttctaatatatatatatatatatatatatataatatatatattatatatattgacATATGCAACCGTACTTCTCACCAAATCTTTATCAttcatatataattttatatatgcAAAGGCTGATTTCCCTTTTCCCAGAGTTCCAGACGACCCcagacctcttcttcttctgtttattCTACTGAGAATCCCCAAACAACCAGACTCAGACTCAAACAACCAAACTCAATACTTCCAGTCCTTGATTCGAGTCCGACATCATCGACTCCTTTAGTTTTCCATATCTGCTCTTCTGCAACTCAGCCTTGGATTGATCATTGATGTATCTTAAAGGTTACTTCTTTATCTTCTAGTTTACTTCCCAAATATATGACTTTGTTGATTAGATTAAGTtacttttttttatgaaaattgcAGTTGTGAAAGATTAAAGATGGAGAGATTCTTTAAACGAACATCAAATGAGTTATCATCACCCCTCATAGAGAGTGAAAGATCAAAACAAAGTCGGGTAGAAATTGATTTGGCTAATCTTCCTTCTGATCCTGGAGAAAGaactaaaatttcagattatcaTCCCGATATTAGGGATCAAATTAGAAGAGAGTATCTGCTAAGAGGTCCTTGTCAGCCTAGAAATCATCAGTTTGTCCAAATACAGTGCGGAGAAGGGAAACGAAGGTTTGTCTCTGATTGGTTTAATGACTTCCCTAATTGGTTAGAATATAGCGTAGCCAAAAATGCTGCATTTTGTTTGTGCTGCTATCTGTTCAAATCAAATGTTGGTGAGCAAGGAGGAGGTGATTGTTTTACTGGTATTGGTTTTCAAaattggaagaaaaaagaaagattgcATGATCATGTAGGGAAGCAGAATAGTGTCCATAATCAAGCACTGCAAAAATGTGAAGCTTTGATGAATGAAAAGCAGCATATTCGAAACATTATTGATCAGAATGTGCATCAATCCCGAATAGATTATCGAGTTCGACTAGAAGCTTCAGTTGATTGCATTCGGTTTCTTCTGAGACAAGGCCTTGCCTTTCGTGGTCATGACGAGTCAGAGAACTCAAGCAATCAAGGTAACTTTCTTCAGCTTTTGCAATTTCTTGTTGATCACAATGATGAAGTGAGAGCTGTTGCATTGAAGAATGCTCCTGCAAATCTTAGATTGACATCACCTAGGATTCAAAAGGACATTGTTAATGCTGCTGCTGTTGAAACTACAAATGTTATTATGAGAAACATGAGTGATGCCTTTTTTTCTATCCTAGTTGATGAATCTAGGGATGTATCTGTGAAGGAGCAAATGGCTGTTACTTTTCGTTATGTGGATAAAAATGGGTGTGTGATTGAATCCTTCATAGGCATTGAACATGTAGCGAGTACTACTGCAATCTCACTTAAGAAAGCTATAGATGCACTATTCTCTAAACATGGATTAAGCTTCTCTAGGCTACGTGGTCAAGGTTACGATGGCGCCAGTAATATGAGTGGAGAACTTAATGGTCTGAAGACCCTTATTTTGAAGGAGAACTCGAGTGCTTTTTATGTTCATTGTTTTGCACATCAGCTTCAATTAGCTTTGGTTGGTGTAGCCAAGAAACATGAAATTGTAGGTGCTTTCTTTGCATCAATTGGTAGTGTTGTAAACATTGTTGGGGCATCTTCTAAACGTCGAGACATTCTGCGAGAAAAGCAAGCTCTTAAAGTCATTGAGGCACTTAAAGTTGGAGAACTTACAAGTGGACACAGACTCAAtcaagaaactgaaattaaGCGTTCATGTGATACGCGTTGGAGCTCACATTATGGTACTCTTCTAAACTTTACTCTCATGTTTTCTTCCATAATTGATGTGTTGGATGAAATAGCATTTGATAAAGTGAGTTCTGATCAGAAGCATGAAGCTTTTATTTCTTTGAAGTTGCTGCAATCATTTGATTTCATATTCAGTTTGCATTTGATGAGAATTATACTTGGAATCACTCATGAGTTATCACAAGCACTACAAAAAGATGATCAGGACATTGTGAATGCTATGGATTTAGTGAAAGTGTGCAAGAGAAAATTGCAGACTTTTAGGGAGAGTGGATGGCTTTCTTTGTTTGAGCAGGTTGTTCTATTTTGTGGAAAAGAGAACATTAGTGTTCCAAACATGGATGATCAATATGTATGTCCAGGAAAATCAAGGCGTAGAGCTCCTGAAATGACAAATATGCATTACTATCGCTTTGACTTCTTTTGTGCAGTAATTGATTTCCAACTTCAGGAGCTAGATAACCGTTTCAGTGAGGCTACTACTGAACTTCTCCTTTGTTTGGCATCTCTAAGTCCTAATTATTCATTTGCAACTTATAATAAGCAAAGTTTGATGCGTCTTGCTGAGCTTTATCCTCATGATTTTTCTGCATCAGAGTTGTTGTTGCTAGAATGTCAGTTAGAGACTTATATTGATGATGTGCGATCTAACAACAAGTTCCAACAATTGCAAGGGATTGCTGATCTTGCAAAGAAATTAGTTGAGACAAGAAAGCATAAGACATATCCTTATGCTTATTTGCTGATCACTTTGGCTCTAGTACTTCCTGTTGCAACAGCCTCTGTTGAAAGAGCTTTCTCTGCCATGAATATTATAAAGAATCGAATTCGCAATCGAATGGGAGATCAATGGATGAATGACTGCTTAATTGTATATCTTGAGAAGGATATATTCAATTCCATTGACAATGAGTCTATTATTCAGCGTTTTCAAAACATGGCACCTCGTAGAGGACAATTATAGATGTGGAAGTACTCTGCTTTTCTAGGTATGTgctcttttttgtttcttgcaAGCTCTCTGTTTTGTTAAACCTTTTCTACTATTGGACATTGTTTTTCCAAGTTGAAGAGTTGAGCATGATAGTTTATAATGAATGAGTCACATGACATTTGCTAGTAAACTGTTCCTTTGATTGCATTCCTTTACTTCCTCTTTGGTGCAAATTTGTTAATGAATGAGTCACTTGAAATTTTCTATTACACTATGTTTCTTTGAATGAGTAAACTATGCTTCCTATTTGGTACAAGTTAGTTAATAAATGAGTTACTTGAAACCTGCCCCCAGTGATATATATTCCTGCGTCCGCCactggggatcaagatgagacatagtggggacagaccacggcaattcctgtcgttcctattaaacatctgtgttcttatctcccccgaacgacgggaagactgtctcatcaaagtgacaacctacaaatctagcggtaaagagatcgccttgcaagggcattaagtggctgacgattgttggagtctcaaatccaacgtagttgctcattcgtctgtaaggacccatcatagagcgctgtggcggcgcaattggcacataaatggctcactcaaatgtgcgtaagtacaaaatacgtgtacccagtcactagctgtaacgcataggtacatCGAGTGGCAGTAGGTCGTCGACGAATTagtatagctgcatgcgatattgcatcaccccaagcgaatgtaagaagattggtgcgcattaccaatgttcggactaccatcgtagtcgtttccgtgagaccaattgggtgtgtacataggaatgtgatgtccaacatcaagcccattgcaatatccattgaaagtctttcgatgtaaactcactagcatagtcaaatccaattgactgaataggatgatttggggagtgagcccattgtcatatgatatgtgctaggagtgtagcataagcagcatttataggtggacaatggcacaacacgtgaccagcgtgtttgcgtgtcaactaacatcataaaatatttaagcgtccgcaagttggttgaatcaatccacaaaatccctatggattctttgtaagaacagaatgagtattgtcatatcctttgcataggacggtctcagtcctagtgtccctaaggaacgggctttgtaaaacgagcgagaggtcttagaagcaaccatcaagtattttggttaggcctgagcattcgaaacgctatgtgaagtaagttggtgattgcaacatcacctcaccatgatggacgctatccatggcgtcatggataaggactacGCCAGccttaggctggtggtggatggaggcggtgccctaggcagcagcgtcggtcacacttagtctaagaatcaacttttgattcatgcttcattttgctagagagaaaagatgtccgtgtgaaatctttttgtagacggatcatcatatcatgactaggatgatctatcctgtcgtgacaaagccaatatgtgtctaaatccaagagatcttctctcataactttattggatttaatagctcgaatagtgacataaagtccactagagagacacataaatttctctaagatgcgtcttagaggtaatgcaaaggaacacattgccgttctctacatgcattttcgcatggaattcgttggctattcataggatacgatttgccctaagagcgtagagagtttctgtgacagcagtaatcaaggtgccatttggcaagtggaacttgggctattccatgtccttgaattaatattgatggtctagccatcgtagtcacaaagtcatatgctcagaatcaaaattgagtcataatgaaaagcacttgaaattttattcataagctaacggagtacatcattgtttccttgatcaaagaaaatctaatccaataaaaagtaatatggcaatcgcctacatctcttagaaaataaagacttaaacagaattggcgatctattgatcccagccagatttgtagtcttcaacccttcactctagatcatcttcttgatcttcttgttccacatagtgagcttctcttgcttcacaatatgttttgtaggcggtgacaagttcttcacgagctctacaaatgtgtgcccaatgatcaga
Coding sequences:
- the LOC112171709 gene encoding zinc finger MYM-type protein 1-like, producing MERFFKRTSNELSSPLIESERSKQSRVEIDLANLPSDPGERTKISDYHPDIRDQIRREYLLRGPCQPRNHQFVQIQCGEGKRRFVSDWFNDFPNWLEYSVAKNAAFCLCCYLFKSNVGEQGGGDCFTGIGFQNWKKKERLHDHVGKQNSVHNQALQKCEALMNEKQHIRNIIDQNVHQSRIDYRVRLEASVDCIRFLLRQGLAFRGHDESENSSNQGNFLQLLQFLVDHNDEVRAVALKNAPANLRLTSPRIQKDIVNAAAVETTNVIMRNMSDAFFSILVDESRDVSVKEQMAVTFRYVDKNGCVIESFIGIEHVASTTAISLKKAIDALFSKHGLSFSRLRGQGYDGASNMSGELNGLKTLILKENSSAFYVHCFAHQLQLALVGVAKKHEIVGAFFASIGSVVNIVGASSKRRDILREKQALKVIEALKVGELTSGHRLNQETEIKRSCDTRWSSHYGTLLNFTLMFSSIIDVLDEIAFDKVSSDQKHEAFISLKLLQSFDFIFSLHLMRIILGITHELSQALQKDDQDIVNAMDLVKVCKRKLQTFRESGWLSLFEQVVLFCGKENISVPNMDDQYVCPGKSRRRAPEMTNMHYYRFDFFCAVIDFQLQELDNRFSEATTELLLCLASLSPNYSFATYNKQSLMRLAELYPHDFSASELLLLECQLETYIDDVRSNNKFQQLQGIADLAKKLVETRKHKTYPYAYLLITLALVLPVATASVERAFSAMNIIKNRIRNRMGDQWMNDCLIVYLEKDIFNSIDNESIIQRFQNMAPRRGQL